The following coding sequences lie in one Ostrea edulis chromosome 8, xbOstEdul1.1, whole genome shotgun sequence genomic window:
- the LOC125662750 gene encoding zinc finger protein OZF-like — protein sequence MSSTDLTSANEKDNGCNEFVDSVCVTESLQKCTMIQGNSPPNDQKNDLQENINTRSDELYQCDVCGKVFKWTTKLEIHMRIHTGEKRHECEVCGKAFSRIGNLQIHMRTHTGDKPYKCDVCGKTFNQTGILQTHMRTHTGDKPYECNVCGKAFRHTGTFQTHMRTHTGDKPYECDVCGKAFTHSGALQTHMRTHTGDKTYESNVCGKTFGQTENLQAHMRTRTGYIHYECNVCGKAFNRKGTLQRHMMTHTGDKPYKCDICEKAFIQTGNFHIHMRTHTGDIPYECNVCGKAFNRKGTLQRHMMTHTGDKPYKCDVCGKAFRWTGNLQAHMKTHTGDKLYECEVYGKAFNRSGILQKHMRTHSDKPCECEVCGKAFRQTGNLKAHMRTHTGEKPYICNVCGKAFSLTGNLEKHIRTHTGDKPYECGVCGKAFHEEGILQRHMIIHSGNKCDGFGKTFSQKGNLQI from the coding sequence ATGTCTTCTACAGATTTAACTAGTGCGAATGAAAAAGACAATGGGTGTAACGAGTTTGTAGATTCTGTCTGTGTAACAGAAAGTTTACAGAAGTGTACTATGATACAGGGAAATAGTCCACCTAATGATCAGAAAAATGATTTACAGGAAAACATCAACACACGTAGTGATGAACTTTATcaatgtgatgtctgtggaaAGGTTTTTAAATGGACAACGAAGTTAGAAATACATATGAGGATACATACTGGTGAGAAACGTCATGAATGTGAAGTCTGTGGAAAGGCATTCAGTCGAATAGGAAACTTGCAGATACACATGAGgacacatactggtgataaaccttataaatgtgatgtctgtgggaaGACATTCAATCAGACAGGAATCTTACAGACACATATGAGAacacatactggtgataaaccttaTGAATGTAATGTTTGTGGGAAGGCATTTCGTCATACAGGAACATTTCAGACACACATGAGAACGcatactggtgataaaccttatgaatgtgatgtctgtgggaaGGCATTCACTCATTCAGGAGCCTTACAGACACATATGAGAACACACACTGGTGATAAAACTTATGAAAGTAATGTTTGTGGGAAGACATTCGGTCAGACAGAAAACTTGCAGGCACACATGAGAACACGTACTGGTTATATACATTATGAATGTAATGTTTGTGGGAAGGCATTCAATCGAAAAGGAACATTACAGAGACACATGATgacacatactggtgataaaccttaTAAATGTGATATATGTGAAAAGGCATTCATTCAGACAGGAAACTTCCATATACACATGAGAACACATACTGGTGATATACCTTATGAATGTAATGTTTGTGGGAAGGCATTCAATCGAAAGGGAACATTACAAAGACACATGATgacacatactggtgataaaccttataaatgtgatgtctgtggaaAGGCATTCCGTTGGACAGGAAACTTGCAGGCACACATGAAgacacatactggtgataaacTTTATGAATGTGAAGTCTATGGAAAGGCATTCAATCGGTCAGGAATTTTACAGAAACACATGAGAACACACTCCGATAAACCTTGTGAATGTGAAGTCTGTGGAAAGGCATTCCGTCAGACAGGAAACTTGAAGGCACACATGAGAACACATACTGGTGAAAAACCTTATATATGCAATGTCTGTGGTAAGGCGTTCAGTCTAACAGGAAACTTGGAGAAACACATTAGAacacatactggtgataaaccttaTGAATGTGGTGTCTGTGGGAAGGCATTTCATGAGGAAGGCATCTTACAGAGACACATGATAATACATAGTGGTAATAAATGTGATGGTTTTGGAAAAACATTCAGTCAGAAAGGAAACTTACAAATATAA